The following are encoded together in the Candidatus Poribacteria bacterium genome:
- a CDS encoding Gfo/Idh/MocA family oxidoreductase, producing MARRKRKMNFAVIGAGFIGKSHAQAYKSYDRAELFAICDVDEERARALADELGAKYVFTDYEEMLKEEDIDAVSVCLPNKFHAPVSIAALEAGKHVLCEKPMATNAKEAQAMVDAAEKAGKVLALSLNFRYMGPSRTLKKLVEDGVLGEVYYGKGAMLRKMSIPRGWFHVRKWSGGGPLLDLASHILDVTWWVMGCPKPKSAMGATFSKFGPRGEGMGSWGVGFADGPVDVEDLAVGMIKFENGATLFVEVSWALHLDEGRNYSYVYGTEAGATLVPELKLYRQDKEIETPKPEPTISPVLAFAKHLCEGTELLSPGKDGVVVMKMLDAIYRSARTGRGAMISV from the coding sequence ATGGCCAGGAGAAAGAGGAAGATGAACTTCGCCGTGATAGGTGCTGGGTTTATCGGTAAGTCACACGCCCAGGCATATAAGTCCTATGATAGGGCAGAACTCTTCGCCATCTGCGATGTGGATGAGGAGAGAGCCAGGGCGTTGGCCGATGAGTTGGGAGCGAAATACGTCTTCACCGATTATGAGGAGATGCTGAAAGAGGAAGATATCGATGCTGTCAGCGTCTGTCTGCCGAACAAGTTCCACGCCCCCGTCTCCATAGCCGCCCTCGAAGCCGGCAAACACGTCCTATGCGAAAAGCCCATGGCGACCAACGCCAAGGAGGCTCAGGCGATGGTCGATGCCGCGGAGAAGGCCGGGAAGGTGCTGGCGTTATCGCTGAACTTCCGATATATGGGGCCATCCAGAACCCTGAAGAAGCTCGTGGAGGATGGCGTTCTGGGTGAGGTATACTACGGTAAGGGAGCGATGTTGCGGAAGATGTCCATCCCCAGAGGGTGGTTCCACGTTAGGAAGTGGTCCGGCGGCGGACCGCTCCTGGATCTGGCCTCACATATACTGGATGTGACGTGGTGGGTGATGGGATGTCCCAAGCCGAAGTCGGCCATGGGAGCCACCTTTAGCAAATTCGGCCCAAGGGGCGAGGGGATGGGATCATGGGGCGTCGGATTCGCCGATGGGCCGGTGGATGTCGAAGATCTTGCCGTGGGGATGATCAAATTCGAGAACGGCGCGACGCTGTTCGTGGAGGTGAGCTGGGCGCTTCACCTGGATGAAGGTAGAAACTACTCCTATGTCTACGGAACCGAGGCGGGAGCTACGCTGGTGCCGGAGCTCAAGCTCTACAGACAGGATAAGGAGATCGAAACGCCCAAACCCGAGCCAACGATAAGCCCCGTTCTGGCCTTTGCAAAGCACCTGTGCGAAGGCACCGAGCTGCTCTCACCCGGAAAGGACGGGGTGGTGGTGATGAAGATGCTCGATGCCATCTACCGCTCCGCACGAACCGGAAGAGGAGCGATGATATCAGTTTAA
- the rsgA gene encoding ribosome small subunit-dependent GTPase A produces MRKQVKVVESRETKRTLDSCLSTLTSALTSDRERDRTLIATVRAKNPSPLPTHKGNISEGKGVVIRSSAGYYHVRVGDKVYICSLRGRIKRENLDERGRPIYANPVAVGDEVVVSLLDDRSGVIEEIMPRRTKFSRRLPGRQPLEQIIVANADQVVVILSAKMPELNLHFLDRFLILAEAGGLNAVVCVNKMDLVADEERRTIESEMKVYEDLNYRLCYTSALTGEGMEELKGILKDRFSVFVGASGVGKSSLLNVIQPGLSLKIREVNPKTGRGRHTTSSVQMVELHFGGYVADTPGVREVKLWGVDRDNLDLYFPEMRSFIGRCRYRNCTHIHEPRCAVKEAVIRGEISPKRYESYLRLKGS; encoded by the coding sequence ATGCGAAAACAGGTTAAGGTGGTCGAGAGTCGAGAGACAAAAAGGACTCTAGACTCTTGTCTCTCGACCTTAACCTCAGCCTTAACCTCTGATCGTGAAAGGGATAGGACGTTGATTGCCACCGTACGGGCGAAAAATCCTTCGCCCCTACCTACACACAAGGGAAATATAAGCGAAGGAAAAGGGGTGGTCATAAGATCCAGCGCGGGATATTATCACGTTCGGGTCGGGGATAAGGTCTATATATGTTCCCTGCGCGGCAGGATTAAGAGGGAAAACCTGGACGAGAGAGGACGTCCGATATACGCCAATCCGGTGGCCGTAGGCGATGAGGTCGTGGTCTCGCTACTGGATGATCGAAGTGGGGTCATAGAGGAGATAATGCCGCGCAGGACGAAGTTCTCCAGACGGCTTCCCGGACGGCAGCCGCTGGAACAGATCATCGTGGCCAACGCCGATCAGGTGGTGGTGATCCTCTCAGCCAAGATGCCGGAGCTGAACCTGCACTTCCTGGACAGATTCCTGATCCTAGCGGAGGCCGGCGGGCTGAATGCTGTGGTATGCGTCAACAAGATGGACCTTGTCGCAGATGAGGAGCGGAGAACGATTGAATCGGAGATGAAGGTCTATGAGGATCTGAACTATCGCCTCTGCTACACCAGCGCCCTCACAGGTGAGGGGATGGAAGAGCTCAAAGGGATTTTAAAGGACAGGTTCTCGGTCTTCGTAGGAGCGTCGGGCGTCGGTAAATCCAGCCTTTTAAACGTTATCCAGCCCGGCCTGTCCCTGAAGATAAGGGAGGTCAATCCCAAAACGGGCAGAGGAAGACATACCACCAGTTCCGTTCAAATGGTGGAACTCCATTTTGGCGGTTACGTGGCCGATACACCTGGGGTAAGGGAGGTAAAGCTCTGGGGCGTGGATAGGGACAACCTTGACCTCTACTTTCCGGAGATGAGGAGTTTCATCGGCAGGTGTCGATACAGAAACTGCACTCATATCCATGAACCCAGGTGTGCCGTCAAAGAAGCGGTCATAAGAGGTGAGATAAGTCCGAAACGGTATGAGAGCTATCTCAGGCTGAAAGGATCATGA
- a CDS encoding flavin reductase, whose amino-acid sequence MAKRRIDYTDYLPLSLKVMREKGLLLASLDKSGRPNVMTIGWGTVGIIWGKPIFVVLVRPSRYTFGCIEHTGDFTVNVPAKGMEDIVTYCGTVSGRDYDKFAEKGLTAVQGKTVKSPIIAECVIHYECKVVHRNDVIPDNLAQSIISTAYPAGDFHRLYFGEILDVYADEGAESKLI is encoded by the coding sequence ATGGCCAAGAGAAGGATAGATTATACCGATTATCTGCCCCTGTCGCTCAAAGTGATGAGGGAGAAAGGGCTTCTGCTGGCATCGCTCGATAAGAGCGGCAGGCCTAACGTGATGACCATCGGGTGGGGAACCGTTGGGATAATCTGGGGGAAGCCGATATTCGTCGTGCTTGTCCGCCCCTCACGATACACCTTCGGATGTATCGAGCACACGGGTGACTTCACGGTCAACGTCCCCGCTAAGGGCATGGAGGATATCGTCACCTATTGCGGGACAGTTTCAGGCAGGGATTATGATAAGTTCGCCGAGAAAGGGTTGACCGCCGTTCAGGGCAAGACGGTCAAATCCCCTATAATCGCCGAATGTGTCATACATTACGAATGCAAGGTGGTCCACCGCAACGATGTTATCCCCGATAACCTCGCTCAGAGCATCATATCAACTGCGTATCCGGCGGGCGATTTTCATAGGCTCTATTTCGGCGAGATATTGGATGTGTATGCTGATGAAGGGGCCGAGTCAAAATTGATTTGA
- a CDS encoding dephospho-CoA kinase, giving the protein MKRGLIVGLTGGIACGKTTVAGMLEEQGAYVIDVDGIGHEMLKRGSPAYDDLIETFGMEVLDENGDISREKLGRLVFQNPEMRERLNEIVHPRIIQASLERARRFARENPCGIVVLDAPLLFEVGMEGEVDVTVVVTADERKQVERQLERWRRMGREPDEREALARIRAQMPLDRKIEMADFVIENDGSIEKLREEVGKLWRKLRLLSGKTPDKT; this is encoded by the coding sequence ATGAAACGAGGGCTTATAGTGGGACTCACAGGGGGAATAGCCTGCGGCAAGACCACCGTGGCGGGGATGCTGGAGGAGCAGGGGGCATATGTCATAGATGTGGACGGCATCGGACATGAGATGCTCAAAAGGGGAAGCCCCGCCTATGATGATCTGATCGAGACCTTCGGCATGGAAGTGCTGGATGAAAACGGGGATATCAGCCGTGAGAAGCTCGGCAGGCTTGTCTTCCAAAACCCAGAGATGAGGGAGAGGTTAAACGAGATCGTCCATCCGCGGATAATTCAAGCGTCGCTTGAGCGCGCGAGGAGGTTCGCCAGGGAAAATCCATGCGGAATCGTAGTTCTGGACGCCCCTCTGCTTTTTGAGGTGGGGATGGAGGGAGAGGTGGACGTCACGGTCGTGGTGACGGCGGACGAGAGGAAGCAGGTGGAGAGGCAGCTTGAGAGATGGAGGAGGATGGGCAGGGAGCCGGACGAGAGGGAGGCTTTGGCCAGGATAAGAGCTCAAATGCCGCTCGATCGTAAGATCGAGATGGCGGATTTCGTTATTGAGAACGACGGATCGATCGAAAAACTTCGAGAGGAAGTTGGGAAGCTATGGCGAAAACTACGCTTGCTCTCAGGGAAAACCCCGGATAAAACATAG
- the polA gene encoding DNA polymerase I yields MDMAERFYIIDGTAYAYRAYHAISGLRTSTGIPTNAVYGFTTMMLKLLRQEKPEYMAVVFDAGGSEKREGLFQEYKANRPETPDDFIQQIPFIIEVTEALGVKFIEIEGVEADDIIGTLAKMAERKGIDVQIISSDKDMLQLVSEKVKVRSIHRENFIYDEERVKERFGVEPARIPDLLGLMGDPVDNIPGVKGVGVKTALQLLRRFGTLENTLDHLNEIESKSLRGKLSTGADMARLSKELATIDVNVPLDINLEDLRVKNPDHDKLLDLFMQLEFNSLLDEIKALKPSQDELPLEYHTVMSEEELDEVIGRIEEAGEFAIDLETTSLDPMKAEIVGISISVKPREAFYIPIYHSYIGAPKLLPKELVLEKLRPYIESADYGKIGQNIKYDLEVLWQSGVKMEGLNFDTMLASYVLNPTASHNLDNLAMVHLDRTMISIDELIGKGKDQISMSQVSVEDVSRYACEDAEVTYELKAVLAKKLKEQGLERVFYEIEMPLVPVLAEMEMTGVKVDVDYLRKLSKEMGAKLRELAGKIYELAGEEFNIGSPKQLGRILFEKLKLPKKRRTKTGYSTNEQVLRSLSQLHELPALVLEYRHFSTLKSTFVDNLPQLINPKTGRIHTDFNQAATATGRLSSSNPNLQNIPVRSEEGRQIRRAFIPSREGWLLLVADYSQVELRILAHITGDERLVEAFQKGLDIHSATASLIFGVPIDQVTPDMRRKAKTINFGIIYGMGANRLSQELRISYGEAKRFIESYFKTYPGIQAYLEQTVKDALENGYVTTLLGRRRYIPEIRSARQVTAEYGKRLAINTPIQGTAADIIKLAMIKIYDYLKSTGKRAKMILQVHDELVFDLPEDEVDEVRDKVREIMEGVLPMRVPLKVDINVGENWLEAK; encoded by the coding sequence ATGGATATGGCAGAAAGGTTCTACATAATAGACGGAACGGCGTATGCTTACAGGGCATATCATGCGATAAGCGGCCTTAGAACCTCCACCGGCATCCCTACTAACGCCGTCTACGGTTTCACCACCATGATGCTTAAACTCCTCCGCCAGGAGAAACCGGAGTATATGGCTGTGGTCTTTGACGCGGGGGGGAGCGAGAAGCGCGAGGGGCTGTTCCAGGAGTATAAGGCCAATAGGCCTGAAACCCCTGATGATTTCATCCAACAGATCCCCTTCATCATAGAGGTGACGGAGGCCCTCGGCGTGAAGTTCATCGAGATCGAAGGGGTGGAGGCGGACGATATCATAGGGACACTGGCCAAAATGGCTGAGAGGAAGGGGATCGACGTCCAGATAATCAGTAGCGATAAGGATATGCTCCAGCTTGTCTCAGAAAAGGTCAAAGTCAGGAGCATACATAGGGAGAACTTCATATACGACGAGGAAAGGGTTAAGGAGAGATTCGGCGTGGAGCCCGCTAGAATCCCTGATCTTCTGGGGCTAATGGGCGATCCCGTCGATAACATCCCGGGGGTGAAAGGGGTCGGAGTTAAGACCGCCCTCCAACTTCTCAGACGGTTCGGCACCCTGGAAAATACCCTGGATCATCTGAATGAGATCGAGAGCAAATCGCTCAGGGGAAAGCTGAGTACGGGAGCGGATATGGCGAGGCTGAGCAAGGAACTGGCTACCATTGACGTAAACGTCCCCCTTGATATCAACCTCGAGGATTTGAGGGTTAAAAACCCGGATCACGATAAGCTCCTTGATCTCTTCATGCAGCTCGAATTCAACAGCCTCCTGGATGAGATCAAAGCCCTGAAACCCTCTCAGGATGAGCTTCCCCTGGAATATCACACCGTCATGAGTGAGGAGGAGCTGGATGAGGTGATAGGAAGGATCGAGGAAGCGGGGGAGTTCGCTATAGATCTTGAAACGACGTCGCTAGATCCTATGAAGGCTGAGATAGTGGGCATATCCATAAGCGTCAAACCCCGTGAGGCCTTCTACATCCCGATATATCACTCCTACATCGGCGCTCCAAAGCTCCTCCCCAAGGAGTTGGTCTTGGAGAAGCTGAGGCCGTATATTGAGTCGGCCGATTACGGGAAGATCGGACAGAACATCAAATACGACCTGGAAGTGCTGTGGCAGAGCGGGGTTAAGATGGAAGGCTTAAACTTCGACACGATGCTGGCCTCATACGTGTTGAATCCCACCGCCTCGCATAACCTCGATAATCTCGCCATGGTGCACCTCGATAGGACGATGATATCCATAGATGAGCTCATTGGCAAGGGGAAGGATCAGATATCGATGAGTCAGGTGTCGGTAGAGGATGTTAGCAGGTATGCGTGTGAGGATGCCGAGGTGACATACGAGCTGAAGGCCGTCCTGGCGAAAAAGCTGAAAGAACAGGGGCTGGAGAGGGTGTTTTACGAGATAGAGATGCCGCTTGTGCCCGTGTTGGCCGAGATGGAGATGACGGGCGTCAAGGTGGACGTGGACTACCTCAGGAAGCTCTCCAAGGAGATGGGTGCGAAGCTGAGGGAACTGGCGGGAAAGATATATGAGCTGGCGGGCGAGGAGTTCAACATAGGCTCACCCAAACAGCTCGGCAGGATCCTCTTCGAGAAGCTCAAACTGCCCAAAAAGAGGCGAACTAAGACCGGATACTCGACGAACGAGCAGGTTCTCAGGTCTCTCTCCCAACTGCATGAGCTCCCCGCGCTCGTTCTGGAATACAGGCACTTTTCGACGCTGAAATCGACCTTCGTGGACAACCTGCCTCAGCTGATAAATCCCAAAACGGGCAGGATACACACCGATTTCAATCAGGCGGCCACGGCGACGGGGAGATTGTCAAGCAGTAACCCGAACCTCCAAAACATCCCCGTCCGAAGCGAGGAGGGCCGCCAGATACGGCGTGCCTTTATCCCCTCTCGAGAGGGATGGCTGCTCCTTGTCGCCGATTACTCCCAGGTGGAGCTTCGAATACTGGCACATATTACGGGGGATGAGAGGCTTGTCGAGGCCTTTCAGAAGGGGCTCGACATCCACTCGGCTACGGCATCCCTGATCTTCGGCGTGCCCATAGATCAGGTGACGCCCGATATGCGGCGCAAGGCCAAAACGATAAACTTCGGGATCATCTACGGCATGGGCGCCAACAGGCTCTCCCAGGAGCTCAGAATAAGCTACGGTGAGGCCAAACGGTTCATCGAAAGCTATTTCAAGACATATCCCGGAATTCAAGCTTATCTGGAACAAACCGTTAAGGATGCCCTGGAGAACGGATACGTCACGACCCTGCTTGGAAGGAGAAGATATATACCTGAGATCCGCAGCGCCAGGCAGGTGACGGCGGAATACGGCAAGAGATTGGCGATCAACACGCCGATCCAGGGAACCGCCGCCGATATCATCAAGCTCGCCATGATCAAAATCTACGATTACCTGAAATCCACCGGCAAGAGGGCGAAGATGATCCTACAGGTGCACGACGAATTGGTCTTCGATCTGCCTGAGGATGAGGTGGATGAGGTGAGGGATAAGGTGAGGGAGATCATGGAGGGGGTTCTGCCGATGAGGGTTCCTCTCAAAGTGGACATAAACGTGGGGGAAAACTGGCTTGAGGCGAAATGA
- a CDS encoding creatininase family protein — MERYLPQEVQMQFMRPAQLESALRKFPVVYVPFGLIEWHGRHLPLGNDALKAHGVLVKCAEMFGGVVYPPVYLHCGFNLEHLIPILTELFERLKRTGFRVIIGVSGHNVQGQIDMINKALEPVLADGTVAGIGLWEVSLSECEESGTDHAAKWETSNMMFLYPELVDMSELGDGPIDLDMSPPFGIGGQDPRKHASPQIGMRNIELAARAIGEKARQLLESLPPDQREPGLKSIDPENWWLI; from the coding sequence ATGGAAAGATATCTACCACAGGAGGTTCAGATGCAGTTTATGCGTCCAGCTCAGCTAGAGTCGGCGTTGCGTAAGTTCCCTGTTGTGTATGTTCCTTTTGGGCTGATCGAATGGCATGGCAGGCATCTACCGCTAGGCAACGATGCCCTTAAAGCCCATGGGGTTCTGGTCAAATGCGCTGAGATGTTCGGCGGTGTCGTCTATCCCCCGGTCTATCTCCACTGTGGGTTCAACCTGGAACATCTCATACCAATTTTAACTGAACTATTCGAGAGGCTTAAAAGGACAGGGTTTCGAGTGATCATAGGAGTCTCCGGACATAACGTGCAGGGGCAGATAGATATGATCAACAAGGCGCTCGAGCCAGTTTTAGCAGATGGAACTGTCGCAGGGATAGGTCTTTGGGAGGTTAGCCTGAGCGAATGCGAGGAATCGGGAACGGATCACGCTGCCAAGTGGGAGACATCCAATATGATGTTCCTCTATCCGGAGCTTGTAGATATGTCCGAGCTAGGCGATGGGCCGATAGATTTGGACATGAGTCCGCCTTTTGGGATCGGCGGGCAGGACCCTCGTAAACATGCCTCGCCGCAAATCGGGATGCGGAACATCGAACTGGCCGCGCGAGCGATCGGCGAAAAGGCGCGCCAACTGCTCGAATCCCTGCCTCCAGATCAAAGAGAGCCGGGGTTGAAGTCTATAGACCCCGAGAATTGGTGGTTGATATAA
- a CDS encoding DUF4185 domain-containing protein encodes MITAFIMFAPLCLSALPPYPPSPIIESVSFDPSSRIIIKAEGSDNWPITWGDDDRLYTAYGDGWGFEPKTERKLSLGIAQIIGFPPDFRGVNIRTSTGEHIGDGPKGAKASGMLMVDGVLYMWIRNVGNSRLAWSEDHGKTWSYGFRFRTSFGCPTFLNFGRNYGGARDDYVYVYSQDGPGAYESYDRIVLARVPKSRIRDREAYEFFRGMDDEGKPLWTDDIEARAHVFAFHGNCQRLDVVYNPGIGRYLMTLGFNHRGGWGLFDAPEPWGPWTTAFYTDRWDCGDTHSYRLPTKWIGREGREMYLLFSGRGRYDAFCVRRIRLKLR; translated from the coding sequence ATGATAACCGCCTTCATTATGTTCGCGCCCTTATGCCTTTCAGCTTTACCGCCTTATCCTCCGAGTCCCATTATCGAATCGGTCTCCTTCGATCCATCCTCACGGATCATCATAAAGGCTGAAGGCAGCGACAACTGGCCGATCACATGGGGGGACGACGACCGCCTCTATACCGCCTATGGCGATGGATGGGGATTCGAGCCCAAAACCGAGAGAAAGCTCAGTCTGGGGATCGCCCAGATCATAGGATTTCCCCCTGATTTCCGCGGCGTCAACATCCGGACTTCCACCGGCGAGCATATCGGGGATGGCCCCAAAGGCGCGAAGGCCAGCGGGATGCTTATGGTGGACGGCGTGCTATACATGTGGATACGCAACGTCGGCAATTCGAGGCTCGCCTGGTCGGAGGATCACGGTAAAACCTGGAGCTACGGATTCCGATTCAGGACGAGCTTTGGCTGTCCCACCTTCCTCAATTTCGGCAGAAACTATGGGGGCGCCCGCGATGACTACGTTTACGTTTATTCTCAGGACGGTCCGGGCGCATACGAATCATATGATAGGATCGTGCTGGCCAGAGTTCCGAAATCCAGGATAAGGGACAGAGAGGCATATGAGTTCTTCAGGGGGATGGATGATGAGGGGAAGCCCCTTTGGACGGATGATATAGAGGCCCGGGCTCATGTCTTCGCCTTTCACGGCAACTGCCAAAGGTTAGATGTCGTCTATAACCCCGGCATCGGGCGATACCTGATGACGCTGGGGTTCAACCACAGGGGCGGATGGGGATTGTTCGACGCCCCTGAACCATGGGGGCCATGGACGACCGCCTTTTACACGGATCGTTGGGATTGCGGAGATACACATTCCTATCGCCTCCCGACCAAGTGGATCGGCAGGGAGGGTAGGGAGATGTATCTTCTCTTCTCGGGCAGAGGCAGATACGATGCCTTCTGCGTGCGCAGGATAAGACTGAAGCTCAGATAG
- a CDS encoding peptidyl-prolyl cis-trans isomerase — MKVGRLNPFFLLVFLAVALTTTLLASAGEKDKPDEVILAEFTWNGEKVTVTLDELEKEISELPKYKQRKYATEEGRKEYLTLMAESRLVLKAAEEKRYGARDDLLDKVDDYLRDLMIEKITDEMVESKIKVTEEEMKRYYEEHKDEFVEPEKIRLTCITIQAEKGKEEEAKKKAEEIYRRIKEKGEDIKKVAKEISDKGENMGPGGRNNGDTGFFSRNSFPSAKKFTEAAFSLKPGQMYDGILEQDIGETKYYMIFRCEERKPARQKEFSEEDVQRSIKRTLERQKREELTNKWISSLKKKAKVKLYPDRIPEDVKSPKKSPVEIVLAEFKWGGRKYKITLQDVQDSFNKMSKYKRSRYKGKEGIEKRLNEILEDMLKVKAAEDKGYNVDLDIARKTTEYLNQLMVEKIVEDEVDAKVNVTEDEMKQYYEEHKDEFVEPEKIRLTCITIQAEKGKEEEAKKKAEEIYKRIKEKGEDIKKIAKEISDKGENMGPGGRNNGDTGFFDRDTYPMAKEFTKAAFSLKPGQMYEGVLEQDIRGTKYYMVFRCEERKPKRQKKFSEEDVKREIRRELEREKRRQLLESWLNGLKKRANFKIYLDRLPPPKKAATSS, encoded by the coding sequence ATGAAGGTCGGTAGATTAAATCCGTTTTTCCTGCTTGTGTTCCTTGCCGTTGCTTTAACTACAACCCTTCTGGCGTCTGCCGGGGAGAAGGACAAGCCCGATGAGGTCATACTCGCCGAGTTCACCTGGAACGGCGAGAAGGTAACCGTCACCCTGGATGAGCTCGAGAAGGAGATCAGTGAGCTGCCCAAGTATAAGCAGAGGAAATACGCCACCGAAGAGGGGAGGAAGGAATATCTGACGCTGATGGCCGAAAGCAGATTGGTGCTTAAGGCCGCCGAGGAGAAGAGATACGGCGCCAGGGATGACCTGCTCGATAAGGTCGATGATTACCTGCGTGACCTGATGATAGAGAAAATCACGGACGAGATGGTCGAGTCGAAGATCAAGGTGACTGAGGAGGAGATGAAGCGGTACTACGAGGAACATAAGGACGAATTCGTCGAGCCGGAGAAGATCAGGCTGACCTGCATAACGATCCAGGCTGAAAAGGGCAAAGAGGAGGAGGCCAAGAAGAAGGCCGAGGAGATCTATAGGAGGATCAAGGAGAAGGGGGAGGACATCAAGAAGGTTGCCAAGGAGATATCGGACAAGGGCGAAAACATGGGCCCCGGCGGCAGAAACAACGGTGATACGGGGTTCTTCTCTCGCAATAGCTTCCCCTCGGCCAAGAAGTTCACGGAGGCCGCTTTCTCGCTCAAACCCGGTCAGATGTACGATGGTATCTTGGAACAGGATATCGGGGAGACAAAGTACTACATGATCTTCAGATGTGAGGAGAGAAAGCCCGCAAGGCAGAAGGAGTTCAGCGAGGAGGACGTGCAAAGAAGCATAAAGAGAACGCTCGAAAGACAGAAAAGGGAGGAGCTCACGAATAAGTGGATATCCTCGCTAAAGAAGAAAGCAAAGGTGAAACTCTATCCGGATAGAATCCCTGAGGATGTGAAATCCCCTAAGAAATCTCCCGTTGAGATCGTCCTGGCCGAGTTCAAGTGGGGTGGGAGGAAATATAAGATCACGCTCCAGGACGTTCAGGATTCCTTCAACAAGATGTCGAAATACAAGCGGAGCAGATACAAGGGCAAGGAGGGGATTGAGAAACGGCTCAACGAGATACTCGAGGATATGCTTAAAGTTAAGGCCGCCGAGGACAAAGGGTATAACGTCGATCTCGATATAGCCCGTAAGACGACGGAGTACCTCAACCAACTCATGGTCGAGAAGATCGTGGAGGATGAGGTCGATGCCAAGGTGAACGTGACCGAGGATGAGATGAAGCAGTACTACGAGGAACATAAGGACGAATTTGTCGAGCCGGAGAAGATCAGGCTGACCTGCATAACGATCCAGGCTGAGAAGGGCAAAGAGGAAGAGGCCAAGAAGAAGGCCGAGGAAATATACAAGAGGATCAAGGAGAAAGGGGAGGATATCAAGAAGATCGCCAAGGAGATATCGGACAAGGGCGAAAACATGGGTCCCGGCGGAAGAAACAACGGTGATACGGGGTTCTTCGACAGGGATACATATCCGATGGCTAAGGAGTTCACCAAAGCCGCTTTCTCGCTCAAACCCGGTCAGATGTATGAGGGCGTCCTGGAACAGGATATCAGAGGGACGAAGTATTACATGGTCTTCAGGTGCGAGGAGAGAAAACCCAAAAGACAGAAGAAGTTCTCCGAGGAGGACGTAAAGAGGGAGATCAGGAGGGAGCTGGAGAGGGAGAAGAGACGACAGCTCCTGGAAAGCTGGCTCAACGGCCTGAAGAAGAGGGCCAACTTCAAGATCTATCTCGACCGCCTGCCGCCTCCGAAGAAGGCCGCAACGAGCTCATAG